A genomic segment from Amycolatopsis camponoti encodes:
- a CDS encoding cation diffusion facilitator family transporter, translating into MSAGGGTKAIIAALGANAGIAAAKFVGFLVTGSSSMLAESVHSLADTTNQGLLLLGQKTSKRAADKEHPFGYGRDRYFYSFIVALMLFTLGSAFAIYEGIHKIGHPEPLESPIVAVVILLVAVGLEGYSFYTAIGESKKIKGDASWWGFIRQAKEPELPVVLLEDAGALIGLVLALLGVGLSVITGNPVWDGVGTLAIGALLGVIAIILIVEMKSLLIGEGANEPVLATIVDELAAGKVERVIHIRTQYMGPDELLVAAKLAMVPGLDTAELAAAIDDAEARVRAKVPVAKLIYLEPDLDRSLAN; encoded by the coding sequence GTGTCAGCTGGAGGCGGAACCAAGGCGATCATCGCCGCGCTCGGGGCGAACGCCGGGATCGCGGCCGCGAAGTTCGTCGGCTTCCTCGTCACCGGGTCGTCGTCGATGCTCGCGGAGTCCGTGCACTCGCTGGCCGACACCACGAACCAGGGCCTGCTGCTGCTCGGCCAGAAGACGTCGAAGCGGGCGGCCGACAAGGAGCACCCCTTCGGCTACGGCCGCGACCGGTACTTCTACTCCTTCATCGTCGCGCTGATGCTCTTCACCCTCGGGTCCGCCTTCGCGATCTACGAGGGCATCCACAAGATCGGCCACCCGGAGCCGCTCGAATCGCCCATCGTCGCCGTGGTCATCCTCCTCGTCGCGGTCGGCCTCGAGGGTTACAGCTTCTACACCGCCATCGGCGAGTCGAAGAAGATCAAGGGCGACGCGAGCTGGTGGGGCTTCATCCGCCAGGCCAAGGAGCCCGAGCTCCCCGTCGTCCTCCTGGAGGACGCGGGCGCGCTGATCGGCCTGGTCCTCGCGCTGCTCGGCGTCGGGTTGTCCGTCATCACCGGCAACCCCGTCTGGGACGGCGTCGGCACCCTCGCGATCGGCGCGCTGCTCGGGGTCATCGCGATCATCCTGATCGTCGAGATGAAGAGCCTGCTCATCGGCGAAGGCGCCAACGAGCCCGTGCTCGCGACGATCGTCGACGAGCTCGCCGCGGGCAAGGTCGAGCGGGTCATCCACATCCGCACCCAGTACATGGGGCCGGACGAGCTGCTCGTCGCGGCGAAGCTGGCGATGGTGCCGGGTCTCGACACCGCCGAGCTGGCCGCGGCCATCGACGACGCCGAGGCCCGCGTGCGCGCGAAGGTGCCCGTCGCGAAGCTGATCTACCTCGAACCGGACCTCGACCGCAGTCTCGCGAACTAG
- a CDS encoding AfsR/SARP family transcriptional regulator produces the protein MAHFGVLGPLAVEGPPGRWVALRGDRQRTLLAVLLLNANQHVHVDVLVEALWPERPPKSYASNLHTYLSRLRERIDGLRVEHGPLGYRLSVEPGELDLLVFRSAVADGQRAGDALAASGHYRRALAQWRGPVLAGLHVPRLDADVARLESERLAVFEDCVDAELTAGRHGELTGELQAMITEHPLRERLAAQLMIALHRAGRQGDSLEIYRRLRTTLVEELGVEPGAEVRRVHAAVLRGEDPVPRMPPPVWPVCQLPPDIADFTGRGAELAELTAALGSGAGVPVAVVSGEPGAGKSTLAVRAAHRLRARFPDGQLYVPLGRPVGEVLADLLRALGVPGPAVPDDVGARAAVFRGRLTDRRVLVVLDDAGDPEDVRALLPGTPGCAVLVTSRQRLSGLAGAHRLPLGPLSGAEATELLNRLAGARVAREGADAGRIIAACARLPLALRIAGSRLAIRPHLRLGELADRLEDEVRRLDELTVSDLAVRSSIALSHEGLRPPARRAFRLLGRCRLVDLPAWAVTTLIGEDADEAVEELVEASLLEAREPDATGEGRYRMHDLVRLYAAEGPPEPGSGPATVLAATLALADAAAARLPRTVPMPAMAHSPFPQPLPSSLVERLLERPEEWFAAERANLVRLIGSLGAREALLLLDKLSVYLYLHGHYADMRAAYETVLAATDDRPSAAIAEANLALLRHARGQYEEAAAAYRECAKELEAHGDHRTHAWVSANLARCLIGLGRAEEALQTARSLSTLDDQVVREAESAALLRLGRVPEAREVDRAALASARATGDPRRIGTALHGFAWSSLLTGDGERARSAIAESVELLRGTMARSALAKSLRTLGAISAATGARRGATAAFEEARALARDLDERPRELSCTRALAASWIGEGRAARAIPVLRACLDEFSEMGGRSATCLTWLVLSRAYEAAGSPAEAASAAAEAAVLSDPRDASAAALRRALLLLTEPA, from the coding sequence ATGGCTCACTTCGGCGTGCTCGGGCCACTCGCCGTCGAGGGGCCGCCCGGGCGCTGGGTCGCGCTGCGCGGCGACCGGCAGCGCACCCTGCTGGCCGTGTTGCTGCTCAACGCCAACCAGCACGTCCACGTCGATGTGCTGGTCGAAGCGCTGTGGCCGGAGCGGCCGCCGAAGTCCTACGCCTCGAACCTGCACACCTACCTCTCGCGGCTGCGCGAGCGGATCGACGGCCTGCGCGTCGAGCACGGTCCGCTCGGCTACCGGCTGAGCGTCGAGCCCGGCGAGCTCGACCTGCTCGTCTTCCGGTCGGCCGTCGCCGACGGGCAGCGGGCCGGGGACGCCCTCGCCGCGTCCGGGCACTACCGGCGCGCGCTCGCGCAGTGGCGGGGGCCGGTGCTGGCCGGGCTGCACGTCCCGCGGCTCGACGCCGACGTCGCACGCCTGGAGTCCGAGCGGCTCGCCGTGTTCGAGGACTGCGTGGACGCCGAGCTCACCGCCGGCCGCCACGGGGAGCTGACCGGCGAGCTGCAGGCCATGATCACCGAGCACCCACTGCGGGAACGGCTGGCCGCGCAGCTGATGATCGCGCTGCACCGGGCCGGGCGCCAAGGCGACTCCCTGGAGATCTACCGGCGGCTGCGGACCACGCTGGTCGAGGAGCTCGGCGTCGAACCGGGTGCCGAGGTGCGCCGCGTGCACGCCGCCGTCCTGCGCGGCGAGGACCCGGTGCCGCGCATGCCGCCACCGGTCTGGCCGGTGTGCCAGCTGCCCCCGGACATCGCGGACTTCACCGGCCGCGGCGCCGAGCTCGCCGAGCTGACCGCCGCGCTGGGCAGCGGCGCCGGCGTCCCGGTCGCCGTGGTCAGCGGCGAACCGGGCGCGGGCAAGAGCACCCTGGCCGTGCGCGCCGCGCACCGGCTGCGGGCGCGTTTCCCGGACGGCCAGCTGTACGTGCCGCTGGGGCGGCCCGTCGGCGAGGTGCTGGCCGACCTGCTGCGCGCGCTCGGCGTGCCCGGCCCGGCGGTGCCGGACGACGTCGGCGCCCGCGCGGCGGTGTTCCGCGGCCGGCTGACCGACCGGCGGGTACTGGTGGTGCTCGACGACGCCGGCGACCCCGAGGACGTCCGCGCCCTGCTGCCGGGTACGCCGGGGTGCGCGGTGCTCGTGACGAGCCGGCAGCGCCTGAGCGGGCTGGCGGGCGCGCACCGGCTGCCGCTCGGTCCGCTGTCCGGCGCCGAAGCCACCGAGCTGCTGAACCGGCTCGCCGGGGCACGCGTGGCCCGGGAGGGCGCGGACGCCGGCCGGATCATCGCGGCGTGCGCGCGGCTGCCGCTGGCCCTGCGGATCGCGGGCAGCCGGCTGGCGATCCGCCCGCACCTGCGGCTCGGCGAGCTGGCCGACCGGCTGGAGGACGAGGTCCGCCGCCTCGACGAGCTGACCGTGAGCGATCTGGCCGTCCGGAGCAGCATCGCGCTGAGCCACGAAGGGCTGAGACCCCCGGCGCGGCGCGCGTTCCGCCTGCTCGGGCGGTGCCGGCTCGTCGACCTGCCGGCGTGGGCGGTCACGACGCTCATCGGCGAGGACGCCGACGAGGCCGTCGAAGAGCTCGTCGAGGCGAGCCTGCTGGAGGCGCGCGAGCCGGACGCGACCGGCGAGGGCCGGTACCGGATGCACGACCTCGTCCGGCTGTACGCGGCGGAGGGACCGCCGGAGCCGGGCAGCGGCCCGGCGACGGTGCTGGCGGCAACCCTCGCGCTGGCCGACGCGGCCGCGGCCCGCCTGCCGCGCACGGTGCCGATGCCGGCGATGGCCCACTCGCCGTTCCCGCAGCCGTTGCCGAGTTCACTGGTCGAGCGGCTGCTGGAGCGTCCGGAGGAGTGGTTCGCCGCCGAGCGCGCGAACCTGGTGCGGCTCATCGGGTCGCTGGGGGCGCGGGAAGCGTTGCTGCTGCTGGACAAGCTGAGCGTGTACCTGTACCTGCACGGCCACTACGCCGACATGCGCGCGGCGTACGAAACGGTCTTGGCGGCGACGGACGACCGCCCGTCGGCGGCGATCGCCGAGGCGAACCTGGCGCTGCTGCGGCACGCACGCGGCCAGTACGAGGAGGCGGCGGCCGCGTACCGCGAATGCGCGAAGGAGCTGGAAGCCCACGGCGACCACCGCACGCACGCGTGGGTTTCGGCGAACCTGGCGCGCTGCCTGATCGGGCTGGGCCGCGCCGAAGAGGCACTGCAGACCGCCCGCAGTCTGTCTACTTTGGACGACCAAGTGGTCAGGGAGGCGGAGTCGGCGGCGTTGCTGCGCCTGGGCCGCGTGCCGGAGGCGCGGGAGGTCGACCGGGCGGCGCTGGCGTCGGCCCGGGCCACGGGGGACCCGCGCCGGATCGGCACGGCGCTGCACGGGTTCGCGTGGTCGTCCCTGCTGACGGGCGACGGCGAGCGGGCGCGGTCGGCGATCGCGGAGTCGGTGGAGCTGCTGCGCGGGACGATGGCCCGCTCGGCGCTGGCGAAGTCGTTGCGCACGCTGGGCGCGATCTCGGCGGCGACGGGTGCGCGTCGCGGTGCGACGGCGGCGTTCGAGGAGGCCCGCGCCCTCGCCCGGGATCTGGACGAGCGCCCGCGGGAGCTGTCGTGCACGCGTGCACTGGCGGCGAGCTGGATCGGCGAAGGCCGCGCGGCGCGGGCGATCCCGGTGCTCCGGGCGTGCCTGGACGAGTTCAGCGAGATGGGCGGCAGGTCCGCGACGTGCTTGACGTGGCTGGTGCTGAGCCGGGCGTACGAGGCAGCGGGCTCGCCGGCCGAAGCCGCTTCGGCGGCCGCCGAAGCAGCGGTGCTGTCGGATCCGCGCGACGCGAGCGCGGCAGCCCTGCGCCGAGCCCTGCTGCTCCTGACAGAACCAGCCTGA
- a CDS encoding LPXTG cell wall anchor domain-containing protein: MRRRTFRGAVAIMALTTAALIGTAGSALACYTDDNRPNPIPDRGHAACAKGKDLNQSDVDFTGGEGQSRLTITKVHEGVTVTRIVVIGGDDGFNEYIPGKVGKGGEMFPATAPWKDLQATKTFKGKQPNIDKWFLCGTKTSKPTETKTPPTTKPTETTKPSAPASSETTVAPTSTTGAAVVPAGNESGTGGGLANTGFDNMWLVWIAALLILGGGGLLALLKFRRKASE, encoded by the coding sequence ATGCGCAGACGTACCTTCCGCGGCGCCGTCGCGATCATGGCGCTGACCACCGCCGCCCTCATCGGCACCGCCGGCTCCGCGCTGGCCTGCTACACCGATGACAACCGGCCGAACCCGATCCCGGACCGGGGTCACGCCGCGTGCGCGAAGGGCAAGGACCTCAACCAGAGCGATGTCGACTTCACCGGTGGTGAGGGCCAGAGCCGCCTGACCATCACCAAGGTCCACGAAGGCGTGACCGTCACTCGCATCGTCGTCATCGGCGGCGACGACGGCTTCAACGAGTACATCCCCGGCAAGGTCGGCAAGGGTGGCGAGATGTTCCCGGCGACCGCGCCGTGGAAGGACCTCCAGGCGACCAAGACCTTCAAGGGCAAGCAGCCGAACATCGACAAGTGGTTCCTCTGCGGCACGAAGACCTCGAAGCCGACCGAGACCAAGACGCCGCCGACCACCAAGCCGACCGAGACCACGAAGCCGAGCGCTCCGGCCTCCTCGGAGACCACGGTGGCGCCGACCAGCACCACGGGTGCGGCCGTCGTCCCGGCGGGCAACGAGTCCGGCACCGGCGGCGGCCTGGCCAACACCGGCTTCGACAACATGTGGCTGGTGTGGATCGCGGCCCTGCTGATCCTCGGCGGTGGCGGCCTGCTCGCACTGCTGAAGTTCCGCCGCAAGGCTTCCGAGTGA
- a CDS encoding amino acid permease, with product MPGTGLWRTKSIEQSISDTDEPDTKLRRNLSAWDLTVFGVAVVIGAGIFTLTARTAGDYAGPSVSLAFVFAAIACALAALCYAEFASTVPVAGSAYTFSYATFGEFMAWIIGWDLILELAVGAAAVSKGWSVYLETVLGYLFGKGAKTTFDIGSVTVDWGALVVVAILTLLLAVGTKLSSRVSMVITGIKVAVVLFVIILGIFYIKGSNYTPYIPPGETGGAGQTGVDQSLFSLIAGGASSSFGVFGLLAGASLVFFAFIGFDIVATTAEETKNPQKAVPRGIMGSLAIVTVLYVAVSLVVVGMTSYKDLATSAGDGSHKTLATAFSANGVDWAANIISFGALAGLTTVVMVLMLGQVRIIYAMSRDGLMPRGLAKTGEHGTPKRATLIVGGLVALAAGFFPADKLEEMVNVGTLFAFVLVSAGVLILRRTRPDLPRAFKVPLVPLIPILAILACLWLMLNLTVLTWLRFVAWMIVGVLIYFGYSRRHSLLGKRQADGLDEPVKAPEA from the coding sequence GTGCCCGGAACGGGATTGTGGCGCACTAAATCCATCGAACAGTCCATTTCGGACACAGACGAGCCGGATACCAAGCTCCGGCGGAACCTGAGCGCGTGGGACCTCACGGTGTTCGGGGTCGCGGTCGTCATCGGTGCCGGCATCTTCACGCTCACGGCGCGGACGGCCGGTGACTACGCCGGCCCGTCGGTCTCGCTGGCGTTCGTCTTCGCCGCGATCGCCTGCGCGCTGGCGGCGCTGTGCTACGCCGAGTTCGCCTCGACCGTGCCGGTCGCGGGCAGCGCGTACACGTTCTCCTACGCCACGTTCGGTGAGTTCATGGCGTGGATCATCGGCTGGGACCTGATCCTCGAGCTCGCCGTCGGCGCGGCCGCAGTGTCGAAGGGCTGGTCGGTCTACCTCGAGACGGTGCTCGGCTACCTGTTCGGCAAGGGCGCCAAGACGACGTTCGACATCGGCAGCGTGACCGTCGACTGGGGTGCGCTGGTCGTCGTCGCGATCCTGACGCTCCTGCTGGCCGTCGGCACGAAGCTGTCTTCGCGGGTCTCGATGGTGATCACCGGCATCAAGGTCGCCGTCGTGCTGTTCGTGATCATCCTGGGCATCTTCTACATCAAGGGCTCGAACTACACGCCGTACATCCCGCCGGGCGAGACCGGCGGCGCGGGCCAGACCGGCGTCGACCAGTCGCTGTTCTCCCTGATCGCGGGCGGTGCGAGCAGCTCGTTCGGCGTCTTCGGCCTGCTGGCCGGTGCCTCGCTGGTGTTCTTCGCGTTCATCGGCTTCGACATCGTCGCGACCACCGCCGAGGAGACGAAGAACCCGCAGAAGGCCGTCCCGCGCGGGATCATGGGCTCGCTGGCGATCGTCACCGTGCTGTACGTCGCGGTCTCGCTGGTGGTCGTCGGTATGACGTCGTACAAGGACCTCGCGACTTCGGCGGGCGACGGCAGCCACAAGACCCTCGCCACGGCGTTCTCCGCGAACGGCGTCGACTGGGCGGCAAACATCATCTCCTTCGGCGCGCTGGCCGGCCTGACCACCGTCGTCATGGTGCTGATGCTCGGCCAGGTCCGGATCATCTACGCGATGTCGCGCGACGGCCTCATGCCGCGTGGCCTGGCGAAGACCGGTGAGCACGGCACGCCGAAGCGCGCGACGCTGATCGTCGGCGGCCTGGTCGCGCTCGCGGCCGGCTTCTTCCCGGCGGACAAGCTCGAAGAGATGGTCAACGTCGGCACGCTGTTCGCGTTCGTGCTGGTGTCCGCGGGCGTGCTGATCCTGCGCCGGACGCGGCCCGACCTGCCCCGCGCGTTCAAGGTGCCGCTGGTGCCGCTGATCCCGATCCTGGCGATCCTCGCGTGCCTGTGGCTGATGCTGAACCTGACGGTGCTGACCTGGCTGCGGTTCGTCGCCTGGATGATCGTGGGCGTGCTGATCTACTTCGGCTACAGCCGGCGGCACTCGCTGCTCGGCAAGCGGCAGGCCGACGGTCTCGACGAGCCCGTCAAGGCTCCGGAGGCCTAG